Proteins from a single region of Tumebacillus amylolyticus:
- a CDS encoding DUF1292 domain-containing protein codes for MSNHKFRFGKGKEYAFFNEHVHLLLIDFERDNKKELYLIADQETDGTYILEYPGELFTEQLMELTGSIFFVQVQEEGREGKYALGAFFTIIRQTYGLYYDRENPDNGELVFFRANATGTGAYDLENVTDQEEYQMVVEHVMEHYAKHLQG; via the coding sequence TTGTCCAACCACAAGTTTCGCTTTGGAAAAGGCAAGGAGTACGCGTTTTTCAACGAGCATGTTCATCTGCTCTTGATCGACTTTGAACGCGACAACAAAAAGGAACTGTATCTGATCGCCGACCAAGAAACGGACGGCACCTACATATTGGAGTATCCGGGTGAGTTGTTCACCGAACAGCTGATGGAACTGACAGGATCGATCTTCTTCGTGCAGGTGCAAGAGGAGGGTCGTGAAGGCAAGTACGCGCTGGGCGCGTTTTTCACGATCATCCGTCAGACGTACGGCCTGTACTATGACCGCGAGAATCCGGACAACGGCGAGTTGGTGTTCTTCCGCGCCAACGCGACGGGGACGGGGGCGTACGATTTGGAGAACGTCACCGACCAAGAGGAGTACCAGATGGTCGTCGAGCACGTCATGGAGCACTACGCCAAGCATCTGCAAGGGTAG
- a CDS encoding DUF3055 domain-containing protein — protein MLINMYDEHETTQTRYVGFVGDHRWDLAITKTNHFYGKSLVANIQSGRVGIVGNDDLEDDKLHLLANMFALEDEDQTVELRNFLLTNL, from the coding sequence ATGTTGATTAACATGTACGATGAACACGAAACTACCCAGACCCGCTACGTGGGGTTTGTTGGCGATCATCGCTGGGACCTGGCGATCACGAAGACCAACCATTTTTACGGCAAATCGCTCGTCGCGAACATCCAAAGCGGCCGCGTCGGCATCGTAGGCAATGACGATCTCGAAGACGACAAGCTTCACCTGCTCGCCAACATGTTCGCGCTCGAAGACGAAGACCAAACGGTCGAGCTGCGCAACTTCCTGCTGACGAATCTGTAG